The DNA window tttttcccaactacAACTTTCtattgaagatttattttttattattttttctactgaAGATTTAAAAGTATATGGGAGAATAATTGCAACATGAGTTCAGGCtttaattaaatctaaaaattgGGGTtcatatatttagatatttattgaacatctacaaAATGCCATTTGTTGTAATAGGTGCTTCTATTTATATCACCAACACTACAGCCCTGTGTGGAGGTGAtaattgtctgttttgttttgtttaaagatttatttatttgagagagagcacgagcgagcATGGGAACAGGGAGGggtaaggggagagagagagaatcccaagcagactccttgctgagcacaagcactcccaacgcagggctcagtcccaagaccctgagaccatgacctgagctgaaaccaaaggtcagacaactgactgagccacccaggcaccccgataatTGTCTGTTTAACAGGTGAGACTACCAAGGCCCAGGGAGTACAAGTACTTTTCTAGCTTCACACAGCTATTTAGTGATAAAATCTCTGGTTCTAAGTTGAATATTTACACTACACAGATCCATAGCTAGTGAGACTCTAATTAGAATAAATGGGCCACTTACCTCAGAGttcatctgggaaaaaaaattttttaagtttattactatgattattattatttttttaaataataacctaacacaggggctcaaactcacaaggcACACActtctactgagccagccagcaccccTGAATATCTCTTtcttaataaattttcttttgtgaCCTGAGAGCTTCTTCTTGGCTTTTAGAATTCTGTGAGATCTTGAGAGATTCTCCGTTTAAATCATCACTTTCCCTTCAGAAAGTAAACCGAGTGCTAGCAATACATCATCATTGGTACTCAAGTGGGGATGGAAATGAAGTGTTACAGACCAGCCATCCTCTTTAGGAAGTCTCAGTCCTTTTGAGTATTTGATAAAGGCTTTGGACCCTTTTCACAGAACAATACACAAAACATTTTGCATATGATTTCAGTGGGTACACAAAACCTAGGTTAAGAAACCCTGTTCTAAACATAGAAGAATAGTATATAGAGGTCCCCTGACTTGGATAGCAGAAGATAAGATTCTGCTTCAGGCCCTGCAACCCTAGACAAGTTGTCCaactttttggttttctgttccCTCACATGTAAGATAATCTAGATAGACTGTGCCTTTCAGCTTTTAACATGGAGGCAGCAGGATAAATTTATTGAATTGGATGTAAGACCTAAGTTCAAATACTAGCTGGACGTCTTCTAGTCATATATTAACTGGGCAAAATATTTAATCCCTCTGAGCttcaattatttataaaacacagtCTTCCTAACCTGTCTTAAAAGAATTTGAGTAAGGATCAAACTAGATCATACCTGTGAAAGCGCTTTGTCATGAAGTATTTCCTTCCCAGTGTGCATGAACCACgcctctgtgctcccacagcaCCTTCTGTGAACATCTTTTAACACATGATTTTGCTGTTGTCTGTATACTTGTCTCTCTTGCCAGCCTGTGAGCTCCTCCAGGACAGGTATtatatgttcttttcattttgggATGATAGCTTTTGTGCCTGATACATGTTAAACACCCCCTGtatataagtaaatgaataatacAGAAAATGGTTGTGATTGACTTCTGAAAGTGTTATAAAATTTATTGATAGTACACAAGGAAGAGATGCTTACATCGGTGAAGTTAGTGTTTCAGAGAGCCCAGGTAGATAATCAAGCAGTGGCATCTTTAGAAGGGTGCATAGTAGCTCAGGACCTTTGTAGTCTGGTCCCTCCATTTGGAATGGTTTTCACCTGGCTCATCTCCTATCTGGCTCCTCATTCTTCAGGTCTCCACTTCAGCGTCACCTTTTCAAAGAGGTTTAGTTTATCCTGACCACCCTAGCATTAAGTCATCCTTGTCCTCCCAGTAATCTCTGTCACAGCTGTCTACTTCCTTTATAATATTTCTCATCTGTATTTATCTATCTTTCTCCCACTTGGGTAAAGTTCCTTGGAGAGAAcatgtttgtctttttcactATTCTGTTTCCAGTGCCTGTCATACAGAAAGAacacaatatatatttgttgaataaattcatAAAAGCAGGAATTTGGGTCCAAATTATAGATTGAGAAACACTTTTTTGTTCCCTAGCTGTGATCATGCTTTATCACATATTTGGCACCTAGAACTAGGGTGACCAACCTTCCCAGTTGGCCCAGGACCAAGGGGTTTTCTGGGACATGAACTTTCAGTGCTAAATCCTGGACAGTCTTGGGCAAACTGGGATGAGTGGTCACCCTTCCTGGCAGACAGTGCTTTGAACTTTTTAAAGCCCTTTCATATCTTTTACCTCTTGATTACTAAAACACGGAAGGCGTCAGGCATGTGAGAGATCCTGATATGGCTGTTAGACATATGAAGCCGCTGAAGCTGAGCGAGGTTAATGCACATGATTAGGTTTTCTTATTCCTACTCTGAGGTTTACCACCAATCAAGAAAATAATGTTGGCTCAGTGCCTACCATACAGTAGGTACCGGTTACATACTTCCAGAAATTGAAGGTACAATACGGTTAAGATACTAGATTGATAGTTAGCAGCTAGCACACTTGGAGATGAGAATCTTTAAAATGGTGTTGGTACCCATCCCTGTTCTAGTTGCTAAGAAGATGTAAGAGGAAGAGAtacttttgttttgattttttttttttaggcttccAGGAGAAAGAGAATTGGTGGGAGAGAGTAGATCTCcacttttcatatgttttttagCACTTGTGTGCATGGTgctgtgagaaaaaaatgaaatataagacCTTTCTTGCCCAGTTAATAAGAACTAAAATATtaagttctttatgtttttattccaAAGGAGAAATAGGTAGGCTTTTTGGCAAAATCTCTGGGgcagtgtttttttctttgggtAATCCCCAACTTTCAAAgctaatgcattatttttttttaattacaaaaaaatttttttaggctAATCCATTCTTGAAAATTAAGTCAAAAGTCCAAGAGTTGGGGTGTCAAGCTGGCTCGGCAGGAAGAGCActcaattctctttttttctttttttttttttaagattttatttatttgagagaaagtgagagaacaagagagaaagcacaagaggggggaagggcagagggagaggaagaaggagactccccactgagcagggaacccgactcgacttggggctccatcccaggaccctgggatcatgacccgagccaaaggcagacgcttcacagattgagctacccaggcacccgagCACACAATTCTTGATCGTGGGGtctgagctccatgttgggtgtagagattacttaaataaataaataaacttaaagaaaaaaatgtccaaaagtTGTTAGACTGTTCCCAGACAGTAAGGAATATTATAAAGTCCCTCATTGGGCCCATTCAGCCTGACAGCTTGTAAGCATTCAAGGACACTGGCACTCTGACCACGCCAGCACCCCGTACCTCTCCCATTCCCATTTACAGGAAGCATAAGCTCTGACCAGGGCCCAACGTTGTAGTCTTGTCCTGGATCAAATTTTAACAGGTACCTCCCCTTCCCATGGCCTGCTACCTTTGCTTGACCCTATGTGGGGACTATGACAGATGGAGAGGCAGTCCACGGTCTTAAACCTTATTCCACAGTTGGCACTGGGTGGCTAGAACACAGATGGAGGGGTCCATCTTTATCACACTGGGAGCATAAGCTGAGTGGGACCTGTGCCCACTGCCCCCACTGACAAGCACATGGCCATCTGCTGCCTGCAGTTTGTTGCTCTTCACACTTCCCTACCTCCCTGAGGAAGGAAGCTGGTGAGGTGAAGAGAGGAGGTGGCAAGGAAAACCTACACAAGAAGCAGCTCCATATCCTCCATCGAAGTCCAGCTTCCACTTCTATCCACCTTCCAGCACTCTCCCTGGCTGGCAGATGACCCCACCCACAAGGCAGATCACTCCCTCCCACCTGCCTTGGCCAAAGCTGGACCCTTCTCCCAAGCCAAACAGGGCTGTGTAATGCATGGGAGtgcatatattattaaaaatgagtGTATGAAAAGTTTAGAGTTGACCGTACCACGTCTTAGAAAAGCAATGAATCTTCTAAGTGGGAGAAACCACATTAACTCTTTACATCCTTTCCTGGCCATAAAGGATAATGGTTGGCTGTTTTCCTAGACATCATTTATAATTTTGCCATCTTCTTCATAGGgcttccaccccacccccgtctacagacacaggttttatttttatggatttgaTAAACCTTAGTAAAATACTGCTcaaaaacatttgtttcctgcaTTGATGGAGACTGTATTGTCTTTAACTGAAACTAAAATTAGAGttagggaggggtgcctggctggctcagttagtggagctCATGACTGtcgatcttggggttttgagttctagccccatgttgggtgtagagattgcttaaaacaAAGTTAGAGTGAGggagaaaattaaaatctttagaaacaagAGACTAGTTACCAGGTAATAATGTGATAAATAATTTAAGTATTGGTTCTGTTGCATAAATGTGCAGTAGGAAAAACCTCATTCTAGACATTGCTGACTGATAGGAGCCATCACTCCCAAATACTGTACTTTCCAGCTTAAGACTGagaattgggggtgcctggatggctcagtcagttaagtgtctgccttcggctcaggtcatgatctccaggtcctaggattgagGCCCAGTTGGTCTTCCTGCTCattgcggagtctgcttctccctctctctcttccccccgtGCATGTGTCCCCCCCTCCCCGTTACACATGCGTGCACGtggctgtctctcaaatacaatctttgaaggaaataaaaaagactgagaaTGAGTTCTTAGTGTGAGAAATAGGAAAGACTAGAACAGTAAACATGAAGACTGGGACAAAGTTTCAAGCTAGTTCTTTGCTGCTAGTGCTTTGGTAGCTGTAGTAGGAGTCCTGACAGCAAGTTTAACCTGCAgctcttttacttaaaaaagaaaacaaaaattaacctTAATTCAAGAAACAGTAGGCTTATCCAGCATACCTATCCATAATGCTTATTTCCTCTAACAGTGTTCAGGTTGATCTCAAAATACTTGAACTCCAGCTATGTCTTTAATCTTTTGTGGTTAGTGGTTTAAAAGAcagttctgggggcgcctgggtggcacagcggttaagcgtctgccttcggctcagggcgtgatcccggcgttgtgagatcgagccccacatcaggctcctctgctatgagcctgcttcttcctctcccactccccctgcttgtgttccctctctcgctggctgtctctctctgtcggataaaaaaaaaaaaaaatcttaaaaaaaaaaaacgacagtTCTGTTATTCAACTATCAGTGCTCGggtaaatgtgtatttttttccacagtatttattgtttatttataaagAGAAACTATTCCATAGCTCAACAATCCTGTTTCATAGTTCAGGAATACAGGTCAGTGACAAATTTCCATGGAACTCAACCCAAAGAAATTCTTTACATTCCAAAATCACTTTGCACTCTGAAAGATACCAGCCTTTTTCATCTCCTCAAAATCTCTTATGGAATCATAATTTCTGTAGAAATCTGCATATCCTTCTTTCTTGGTTTGGCCACAGCAAACTTCTAGAAAGCTGCAACCCCAGGGAATGCTCCAACAATATGAAATTGCAGATGCTTGGCCAGAAGGCCTCCCATCTGAGGTTTCGTCAAAGTCTGGAAGTCATGGTAGTTACTCTCCTTAACATCTGACCTCAAACCCAGCGTCTTTCCTAACTCAggtaaatgtgtattttaattaaGTCTGATTTCACTCTGCAGGGGGAACACACCCGAAACTAGAGGAACAGCTTATGTGGTCTATGAAGACATCTTTGACGCCAAGAATGCGTGTGATCACCTTTCTGGATTCAATGTTTGTAACAGATACCTGGTGGTTTTGTACTATAATGCTAACAGGGTAAGTATTAGCCACAGTCCTCAGTGCATGGGGAGCCCATGTTAAGTAGTGTACCATGAGGGGAAGAGTATACTGTGAGTTCCTATCTCGCTAGTGCTGTTAGTGAAATTTCATTTGACTACAGATCAGTAACTGTTAACTTTGGTGCTTATCACATTTCAGGCATTTCAGAAGATGGAcacaaaaaagaaggaggagCAGTTGAAGCTTCTCAAGGAGAAATATGGCATCAACACAGATCCACCAAAATAAACgttttctgcattttcattttagacTAAAACCCACCATcacccttttcttatttttaattaatgctGAATGTTGTAATTTCTTATTCGAGATTCAAAAGGACTTGCTTGAAACTTTGATACATGTTAGAATAtgttatatgaataaataaacttgtAACTTTTTGTAAAACACGTCAGTGTTTTCTCTTAAACT is part of the Ursus arctos isolate Adak ecotype North America unplaced genomic scaffold, UrsArc2.0 scaffold_8, whole genome shotgun sequence genome and encodes:
- the SF3B6 gene encoding splicing factor 3B subunit 6, producing the protein MAMQAAKRANIRLPPEVNRILYIRNLPYKITAEEMYDIFGKYGPIRQIRVGNTPETRGTAYVVYEDIFDAKNACDHLSGFNVCNRYLVVLYYNANRAFQKMDTKKKEEQLKLLKEKYGINTDPPK